AATGGTGctagttttgaaaaaatttatcattttaattaaaaaaaaaacactttaccACCGCACATCTTCtgtgtgatggtcactccacaagtataagtgtttgtggggtgtgggggtaaggcccggggttcaagtctccaggagggagtttcacacacatatacacttagattaggctagagtagaattctatcttgtataaaaaaaattaaaaaaaaaaaaaaaaacactttaaataaTGTTCcttaaaaagttgaattttctaaaaatggCCAACAATTTGGGACAAAGAGAGTATTAACTAATGAGTAAGTTACcgtcataaactattttacaacatattttacaaaatattgatgtgacCAACCTCTTCTTGATTTCCATCTAGGctcaccattaatatcactttttcatttatcaataattactcatcacatcagtagtttgtaaaaaaatttgtaaaatagtttgtgtagggacacgattttagtTGACCCAGTCCTGGACggtcaggccttggcccaaaaggtcccacacaatgaatttttgtagagtgtgggttgaAGAACTCGGTCCCAGTTGGATTAAACGGTTCGTTGCATGGGCTCAGGAGATATAGAAACACGAATCAAGAAAGTGGATGTGAAGGGGGGAATTTTATTCATGGGCATGTATGCGTACAATGAAACTTCGCTTCTCTGTcccctctctctcccttttttctcCGTCCTCTCTCTTGAGGGactcttacatattatataggccctcttttatcatctagaccttacacttgttgatcatccaaatcCCTACtcgagcacctgtcccatcagacgcccttaccagttttttgtgagttgcagtgaccaaggtagcactgttcaggggtcttctcttcattaatgcggccaggagagtagctgtggtgcatttaatgtggtggtgacagccttttctgagatattttgggtctcctttctttttacgtgCTTGGAGTGAGGGCTACAGTAGCTGGGATGCATCGTTGACCTGGACTTTGGAATGTCCGatgaggaattactcctcggacgtgtTCTCCTTGCTCCAGTGGGCCTGAGCAAGGATTCTGGGCCGCGacgtctcctcggacgggcccaaaGCCCAGTCAACCTgttattctgggccggtccccacagtttgtatctctagcattattcttaattaatttttttatttttctcttttgtgaccaaagtattaattaaaaattttgaattatataatattgtatactttttatttaaacCTAGCAcatcttaaataaaataatattgtcTTTATCTATGTCATCTCTGTATTTGAGTGAAGGCAACTTCTTGCACCCTTTTAGTTATATATTCATGCAACATTAACGTCAAGATTCTCACTGGTTCTTATGAAGAATTCATCTTTCattattcaggaaaaaaaaaaaaaaaaaaaaaagaggaagattTCACTTTcattatgtataaaaatacattttgctGTACACCGCTGAGATGAGAGCAACCAAAAAGTAAACTTATTTCCTCTTATTTAATGAATCCTACCATTCATTCATAACAGTATTAGACCATGCACGCAGCACGCTCCCAAATTCCCAATCATACAATTCATTCAGAAAAATACATTattaatgttattattatttaaacgTCAACTGCCTTGACAAATCATGGATAAATCAATATAGATTACAAAGAAGTTAAGACTTATAaccattaagaaaaaaaaaaaaaaaaaaactcaactcataaagtttttttaattatttaataagagatttgggatttgaaccctgcttacttaaaaaactaattagtatcTTAGcttgatgataaaaagtaattatcattgaaaaaaaaaaaaaaaaaaaactctataccTCTAATTTTATTGATCTCCTATTTCATTTTAAGATGTATTTCAAGATGTCCAAAATATAATATTCTTTGAAAAGTTGGTAAACACCATAAGACCTattattgcttttattttaaaaaatcaatacaatttttcaattaaaagttaaattaatgaatatagttttgacattttttattcAGAAACAACACATAaattatgtaattaaaaaaaatgaatttttaaaatagaatCAACAAAATGAGATAAGGGGAGTAACAAACATAGAActttgataaaaagaaaaaaagaaaaaaaaggctaaaactATTTTGAGGTAAATCTTTATATATAGCtatgaaaaattttagaatatcaACCAACTCCACTTAGATCACACTCATTTTCATAACTACATGATGTGGCTAGTTGTGAGTGGTGAAAAAATAAAGTGATATATTTGTGTGAAAGTGACAGGCAACTAGTTGTAAAAATAAGTGTGGAATTTGTTGTAGTTCTAAAATAACGCTATAACTATATACTAGCATCATCACACGCGCTTCGTGCTTGCgatgagtttctttttttgggtttacatGTTTTCCTACTAGTACTAAGAATTAACTCATGGCCTTGTTTTTCACAGGAATTTCATCCTACTTTATCTCTCCTATTTCCACATTCTTCCATTCTAAAACCTATCATCATAGACAAACCGattgcaataaaataaagtgaATAATTACACTTTTTAACCCAAAATTCTATAGTTCACAGCtacaaaattagaaaaagaatgaaaaaagatgaaaataaaatctatttacACATGTAACTCACtcatatacaaaaaataataatttaaggaGAATTGGAAAgggaaaaaagggagaaaaaagaaaaagtaaaagaaaacaaaacaaatagggtAAGAAAACGGTGCCATCTCTTGAATCTTTTTCATTGTCTGACTTCAATCTCATTTGTCCTTAGTTCCTTATTTTTGCCTCCATAAAAGTAGATATACAACAACTACAATTGatcaaataaccctaaaaatagttttatacaatgtttattatttcaaattcttttcttacaatttccataacaaataaatcaaaatcatatgagcaataaaaaaaaagaaaaaagaagaagaaaagaaacagcactATGAGAATTAACTTGTAGAAAAAGGCTACTCCTTCctttgagagagaaaaggagaggtttttattttttaaagattaaacaggaggaagagagacatttatttgtgtttgatttgttcAGAAGGACTAAGCAGAGGTGGAAGTGACTAATTTTAAGGGATATGGATAAGGGGttattaaagagagagagactaacgTGAAAGGGAGACTAAcatgagagagaagaaaaacgacatttttattttattttaatttagctaaaatttaggagttttttaaattaaaaattttgcatgTCTAACCCTATTATTTAAAGTAAATTTGAGGATATTTTAGGCATCGAAAATGAAGATCTCAAACAAGtgaaaccccttaaatagtagtatagaagaAACTcatgcacacacacaaaatgtATATTCTTTATTCCTTGCCTtttatagtctttttttttttttttttttttaataattcctATCTTTCTAGTCATATGATCttattaaatcattaaaaaaaaaaagcgtgtAGCTTGCTTGAATTTGGCTTCTATTTAATTTAACCCCCTAAATTATACCTCATTTTACACTTACCCTGTAAATTATGAGAATGCACACTTTACCCCCTAAACTATATTATCTTTTACACTTATCCCCGTAAACTATGAGAATACACACATACTTCCCTAAACAATAACTCATAGAGAATGTGGTGTAAAGTATTACACATGTAATAGTTTAGGGAGATAAGTGTGCATTCTCATAATTTAGGGAGTAAGTATATATTTGGATAATTGAAGGGGGTAAGTGTAAAATTGGTATaatttaggggggggggggttaaaaCGTAATTTaggaagtatattttttatatttataattccTATCTTCCTAGTCATATGACCttattaaatcattaaaaaaaaagtgtgtaacTTGCTTGAATTTGGCTTCCATTTAATTTAACCCCTTAAAATATACCACATTTTACActtatttcataaaatatgaGAATGTACACTTTACCTTCTAAACTATATTATCTTTTACACTTATCCTCGTAAACTATACCCTTTACACGGGTAATAGTTTAGGGAGTAAGTATGTATTCGAATAATTGAAGGGAGGTAAGTGTAAAATTGGTATAATTTAAGGggggttaaattgtaatttttccaaaaaaaaagtaaaaagataaaaaaaaaaaaggagtcaaGTGAAACAGCAAGTATGAGTGGAATTAGCTCTGTAGTAAAGCTGGCGTGGGAAGACAACCTcattgtattgtattgtattgtataTCCGCTTTTAAACCTTACTTGTTGTCTTGTCTTGGTGACAAACCAAACCATACTGTCCCCTGACAACTCCCAAAGCTATTCTTCAGCTTTGtccaaaattatataatatatctcaaaataataataataataataatccaacGATCCAAAATCACCCAGTAAAAAAGAGGGTCACACGATAGGTCAAAAGCAAACGGTTTACAAGGGATTACTGCCCCCTCTCACCCCGCACAACAAAGTCCACAACCAATACAGTTTTCCTCCATTCTCCATTGTTTTAGAGAAGATTCCCATTTCTCGCAATTCCCAATACATATGCTCTTTGTTAACttttcagtctctctctctctctctctctcactatcccCAGAAAACCCAAAAGTAAAAGTAAGAAAAGcaccaaacccaaacccaaaaccaaaaccaacaaagcgcacacacagagagagactTTGCTAAGAGATGGGGTTAGAAGATGGCGGCGAGGGTGAGGGTGAAGGTCAGCCTCGCACGGTGGTTGTGGGGGTGGAGTTAGACTCGCCCAGCCGAACATTGCTGACGTGGGCACTTTGCAATGTTGCACAGTCCGGTGACCGTGTCATTGCCCTTCACGTCATTGACACCCCCACTGGTCTGTGTGTGTTTTTCTAGCATTTTCTGTGAAATGGGTATGATTGTTATTAACGAGAAACTCATGggttttttctcttcttttggttttggttttgtagaGAGCACGTCTGCGCTTCTCTCGCTTGCGAACCAGTTTAATTCCATGCTTTCTGTGTATGAAATTGTCTGCAAATTGAGAGAGGTGCTTTTCAATTTCCCTGTTTTTGTCTGCAATTCgagttttggtgtttttttttcttagtaaccAAACATAGTTGCTTTTGTTCGTTCGTTTAGGTTGATTTGAAGTTGAAGTTGATTAAGGGCTTAAAGGCCCGGAAAATTCTAGTCCGGGAGGCGAAATCTCACGGTGAGGCTACACTCATTGTGGGTGTTTCTAAACCTCGTATCGGAATCCGGCCGTCGGCCTCCCTTGCCAAGTATTGCGCCTCCAAATTGCCGAGGAACTTTTCCGTTTTCGCCGTCCACAATGGCAAAGTTTTGTTCCACAGATTGGCCAAAAACGCCGGTAAGTAAATCCCTGAGTTTGCAATGATTTGGAAGTTGGGGTGGGGGGATTAGGTATGGTAAAATGTCCAAATTGTCAATTGTTCTTCAAATACTCTGATTTTAGATGTTACTATTTTGATTCAAGATTAATGCTCATATATCTTTCTATTAGAAATTTGATGTgggatttagtttttttttgttgtttgataATTGTTGCAAGTATTATGGTTACTTTTCTCATAAGAAATTAGGTAGAAATGGGGAAGTTCTTTCTAAATAATGTGGGTGATGGTGCAGGGAGAGTGAATTTGGATAAGGGTCATCAGTGTCAGGTAGAATTTAGCTCGGGTTTGAAGAAGATGACGACACTGAAGAATTGCCCGAGTTGTTCGCCAGATGCAGTGTTGCGGGATAATTGTGGGACCCAATCTGCAGAAGAGTTGACTGGGGATGGTGATGATGGTGATGTCAATTTGTTGGCTATGGTACCCTACCAAACTGCTGAAGCTGTTGGGAGTTCAAGTTCCGTTGTGATTGTAGATGAACCACCGGAGTTGAAATCTGGTTGGTCGATTCTTCGACGGGTGTTTCTACCAAACCAACAATACGTGGAGAAACCTGTGAAAAAGACGTCTGTGTTTCAGTGGGTATTGAGATTACCAAGCTGGCATTCTTCTGCTGTGGTCTATCCTGACCAGAAGCAGAATAATCTTGATAAGGATGATGAGCGTTGTTCCTCACTTGATGGAGAGACTGGTGCAATTGTGCCATTTGAATCTTCCGCTGTGTGTCCTCTTTCCCCTTGCAGTGGTTTGGGTAACCTTCCTAAAGAATTGTTGGGTTTACATGAGAAATACTCATCCACCTGCAGGTTGTTTAATTACCAGGAGCTTCTGTTGGCAACCTCCAATTTCAAGCCTGGTTCGTTTGCTTTCCTTAATTTTATGGGCTTGGTTTCAAGTTTACCTCAAATTTTGGAATGTTTCTAataaagtttcatttttttatttccagAGAATATGGTTGGTAAGGGTGGTAGTAGTAATGTTTACAAAGGGTGTCTTTCGGATGGCAAGGAATTGGCGGTCAAAATCTTGAAGCCATCTGAAGATGTGGTTAAAGATTTCGTTCAGGAAATCGACATTATTACAACTTTACACCACAAGAACATAATCTCTCTATTTGGGTTCTGTTTTGAGGATAACAATTTACTCTTAGTCTATGATTTTCTTTCAAGAGGAAGCCTAGAAGAGAACCTTCATGGTAGACTTTGCTTTTAGTGTATCTATCTGCTTGAATCAgagaaaaaatttacattatattCTCCATTTTATTTAAAGCTCATAGTGTGTGCTCTCTGAATAAGGTAATAAGAAGGATGGGAAAGCATTTGGTTGGCAAGAAAGATATAATGTGGCTGTGGGTGTAGCTGAGGCGTTGGATTTTTTACACAACGGCTGTGTGGAACCTGTGATCCACAGGGATGTGAAATCCTCGAACATCCTTCTTTCTGATGATTTTGAGCCACAGGTACTGAATTTAACTGTTTAAATTTTATCTGCTACATTATAAGAAGCTATTTATGCTCATTACCTTTCGTCATACTACTTCAGCTCTCAGATTTTGGACTTGCTGGTTGGGCTTCGACATCATCCCATGTTACTTGCACCGATGTTGCAGGAACCTTTGGGTACGTAATTTGATTTCTAGttcctattttctcttactTAGTTACTTTAGATGTACAGCTAATACTCCCTTCTGTGGCAGTTACTTGGCTCCAGAATACTTCATGCATGGCAAAATGAGTGACAAAATTGATGTCTACGCATTTGGTGTTGTACTTCTTGAGCTTCTTTCAGGTAGAAAGCCAATTAGTGGCAAGGACAGCTTAGTAATGTGGGTAAGTTCTTATCTCTATGAAATTTAACTCCATTTGCAGGAGTATTGGCTGCTAATCTTGTTTCTGAACTTTACACCCAGACAAGAAATAACAACTTTGTATTTGACACACAATAGGTTGAGTCGCtgatatataaaaagaattcatttttgacaaacagtgGTCTTTAGAGAAGCAAACTCTTTTTTATAACTTGGAAATTATTTATTGATTGCCTTTAACTCAGTATATGTCTTGATTCATCTCAATTAATGTGGTTGATGATGATATCTAGGCAAAGCCAATTTTGAAGGGTGGGGAGGTTTCCAAATTGCTGGATCCAAGCTTGGGCAGTGACTATGACCATGTTCAGATTGAGAGAATGGTTTTGGCTGCTACCCTTTGCATTAAACGTGCACCTAGATTACGGCCTCAAATCAGCATTGTAAGTTTGCTCAATACTCGAACTTTCCACTCCTAGCAATTATTTCATATACTGATCaatgtttttttccttcacCAAAAGGTTTTGAAGCTTCTCCAAGGTGATGAGGAAGTGACAAGGTGGGCAAAGCAACCCTGCACTTCGGAAGAAGTTGATGACTTGGATGGGGAGGCATTTCCTACCAACCTCCAATCCTATCTTAACCTGGCATTGCTAGGCTTGGAAGATGATTCACTTTCTAGCAGTGGCAGTGAGCAGAGTGTCTCATTAGATGACTATCTGCATGGGAGATGGAGCCGCTCATCAAGCTTCGATTAAGTTTGTCTGCAGAAGAATGCAATCCTGCAAgcaaacatttttattttgttttaatttttgtatatcattttcctttctttgtaTATGCCTGTGTTTTGTAAATACAATTTTTGGTTCAGTCACTTGGACTGGGTCTCGGAAGAGTGGATCTTTGCAAGAGGTTCGACCCCATCCTGGACTTGGTAGTTTTGTTATTTCTCAATGCTGATT
The Quercus lobata isolate SW786 chromosome 10, ValleyOak3.0 Primary Assembly, whole genome shotgun sequence DNA segment above includes these coding regions:
- the LOC115964032 gene encoding probable receptor-like protein kinase At2g42960 produces the protein MGLEDGGEGEGEGQPRTVVVGVELDSPSRTLLTWALCNVAQSGDRVIALHVIDTPTESTSALLSLANQFNSMLSVYEIVCKLREVDLKLKLIKGLKARKILVREAKSHGEATLIVGVSKPRIGIRPSASLAKYCASKLPRNFSVFAVHNGKVLFHRLAKNAGRVNLDKGHQCQVEFSSGLKKMTTLKNCPSCSPDAVLRDNCGTQSAEELTGDGDDGDVNLLAMVPYQTAEAVGSSSSVVIVDEPPELKSGWSILRRVFLPNQQYVEKPVKKTSVFQWVLRLPSWHSSAVVYPDQKQNNLDKDDERCSSLDGETGAIVPFESSAVCPLSPCSGLGNLPKELLGLHEKYSSTCRLFNYQELLLATSNFKPENMVGKGGSSNVYKGCLSDGKELAVKILKPSEDVVKDFVQEIDIITTLHHKNIISLFGFCFEDNNLLLVYDFLSRGSLEENLHGNKKDGKAFGWQERYNVAVGVAEALDFLHNGCVEPVIHRDVKSSNILLSDDFEPQLSDFGLAGWASTSSHVTCTDVAGTFGYLAPEYFMHGKMSDKIDVYAFGVVLLELLSGRKPISGKDSLVMWAKPILKGGEVSKLLDPSLGSDYDHVQIERMVLAATLCIKRAPRLRPQISIVLKLLQGDEEVTRWAKQPCTSEEVDDLDGEAFPTNLQSYLNLALLGLEDDSLSSSGSEQSVSLDDYLHGRWSRSSSFD